TGGGACAGAGGCTCAAACAGTCGGGAATGAGATGGACCGTCAAAGGCGCCAATGCGATTATCGCCCTGCGCTGCTGCCAAATCAGCGGCCGGTGGGAGGAGTTTTGGGGAAATCGGGCAACCGGGTGAGAAGTTTACCCACAAATTTGTCTCACACCCGGTCGTTTTTAATTACTTGACAGAAAATCAAGGTTATTCCTATAATTTATGAAATGAGCTTAATAAACATTTCATGAATATTCTCTTTTTTAAATTAACGGTCCTGGTCTATTTCGCCGGAACCGTTGTTTATCTTTTTTATTTTTCAAGCAAAAAGGACTTTTTATCCAAGTATGCGCTTGGGATAACCGGGGCTGGATTTTTACTTCATACGATCGCGATTACGATTCGAACGATTGAATCCGGCCATTTTCCTCTTTCCAATCTTCCGGAAGCCCTTTCATTTTTTTCCTGGGGAATGATTTTGACCTATTTGGTGCTGGAATACCGGTACCGGATTCATATTCTCGGATCATTTATCCTGCCCCTGGCTTTTTTATCTTTAATTTCAGCCGCGGCATTCCCTAATGAAATCAAAACGTTGCAACCTGACCTGAACAGCACCTGGTTTGGAATTCATACGACCTTTTCGGTGCTAGGCGGCGTTGCTTTTACGATTGCTTTTGTCGCCGGGTTGATGTATTTGATCCAGGAGAAGCTTCTCAAATCAAAACGATTTAACATTCTTTACTATAAATTGCCCTCGCTAGATCTGTTGGATCATTTAAACCAACAGGCGATCTCCGTCGGGTTCCCCATGTTGACGGTTGGCATATTGGCCGGAGCCTTATGGGCAGGGGATGTCTGGGGGGCCTACTGGGTCTGGGATCCTCAGCGGATATTTACTTTGGTCACATGGCTGTTTTATTTAGGCATGATTCATGGTAGATTAACCATCGGGTGGCGCGGCAGAAAAGCCGCTTACCTGGCGATTATCGGTTTTATGGGTGTGGTTTTTACTTTTTTTGTGGTCAATCTTCTGGTCAAAGGCCCTCACCGGTTTATTTAAGCTAAATCATTATGTAAGACGGGAAAAAGATGAACATTGTTCTTATTGGATTAAATCACAAAACCGCTCCGGTTGAGGTCAGAGAGAAATTTTCTTTTCCGGAGGCTCTTTTGGGAAACTACCTGACGCAGATGCTGGCTTCTCCTTTGGTGACGGAGGGATTGATTTTATCGACCTGCAACAGGGTAGAGATTTGTGCAACGACCGATAATATTCCTGAATGCTTTGACTATCTGAGCCAGTTTTTATACGAAAACCAAAAACAGGGTCCATCCATTCCCTTTAAACAGTTTGTCCAGTATCTCTACTACTACTCTTCAGTGGATGCGGTCAGTCACCTCTTCAGGGTGTCGTCCAGTCTTGATTCAATGGTCGTGGGAGAGCCTCAGATTTCAGGTCAGTTAAAAGAAGCGTTTGACTACGCCATGATTAATAAGTCGACCGGGGTCATTTTAAACAAATTATTTAAGAAAGCGATTTCGGTTGCGAAACGGATCCGATCCCAAACGAAGATTTCTGAAAATGCCGTTTCAGTCAGTTATGCCGCCGTCGGGCTGGCAAAAAAAATATTTGGAGATTTAACTGGAAAAACCGTTCTGCTGGTGGGAGCGGGTGAAATGAGCGAGCTGGCAGCCCGGCATCTGATTAACAATGGCGTCAAGAATGTCATGGTGACCAATCGGAATTTTCAGCGGGCGGTTGAACTGGCAAGAGAGTTTAATGGCACTTCAATTAAATTTGACGATTTGGAGGCCGAGTTTCCAGAGGCCGATATCGTGATCTGTTCGACGGGAGCCCCTTATTACCTGATTCATTGCGAAATGGTGGAATCCGCTATTGCCAGCAGAAAGAACAGGCCGATTTTCTTAGTCGATATTTCAGTCCCCCGGAATATCGATCCCAAAATTAACGCTTTGGAAAATGTGTTTTTGTACAATATTGATGATCTGCAGTCGGTCATTGAAGCGAACCTGAAAGAAAGGCAAAAAGAGGCTGAAAAAGCCGAATTGATTGTTTCGGAAGAAGTCGAAACGATGGACCGCTGGCTTAAATCTTTAAATGTGGTTCCAACGATCATTGCCATCCGGGAAAAGGTCGAAGCGATTCGTAAATTAGAAGTAGAAAAAACGATTGCCAAATGGAGGACCGAGATTTCGGAGGAGCAAAAAGAAGCCATCGAAAACCTTTCGGTAAACATTATCAATAAGATCCTCCACTTCCCCCTGTCGGCTTTAAAAGCAGAAGCTCACCAGTCTCATGGACCCCAGGTCATTCAAACGACGCGCAAAATATTTAATCTTGAAGAAGAAAAAAAGGCCAGCTCCGACCCGGGTGCTGACCGGGAACCTTCGGACGGCTCGCTCTCCGGTTTAAGAGATTCCACCAAAAACCAATAACTAACCCTTTACCCGTTCACACTTTTTGATGATAATCCCTTGTATTATCTTTTAAGGAAATAAGTAAAAGAAGGAATAAAGAAATTTGATGGATTCTATTTGGATTGGCACCCGCGGCAGTAAACTTGCTCTTTGGCAGGCCGATTGGATTAAATCGAACATTAAAAAACAACATCCCGGTCTGAAGGTTTATCTTAAAATCATTCATACTTCAGGAGATAAAATTCTGGATGTGCCTCTGGCGCAGGTGGGTGGAAAGGGGCTCTTTGTCAAAGAGATCGAAGAGGAGCTCCTGGAGGGCGAAATTGATTTGGCAGTCCACAGCATGAAAGATGTTCCTTCGGATCTCCCGGCCGGACTGCATCTCGGTTTTTACACCAATCAGGATGATCCCAGGGATGTTTTAATCAGCCGCGGCAAAAAAAAGTTTGTCGACCTTCCCAGAGAAGCCCGCGTTGGGACGTCGAGTTTAAGACGTCAATCCCAGTTGTTAACCGCCCGGCCGGATATTAAGGTTTTCCCGATTCGCGGAAACGTGGAAACCCGTTTAAGAAAACTGGAGAACGAACAATTTGACGCGGTCGTGATGGCGGCGGCGGGATTGAAAAGATTAGGGCTTGAAGAAAAGATTACGGAATATCTTGACCCTGCTATTTGCCTTCCTGCCGTAGGTCAAGGGGTTTTGGGAATTGAATTAAGGGAAAAAGACTCCGAACTTCATGACCTCCTTTTGTTTTTAGAGGAGCCTGAAACCCGGACTCGCCTGGTGGCTGAACGGAGCTTTTTAAGAAAACTGGAAGGCGGATGCCAGGTCCCGATCGGCGCTTTCGCCCTGGTCCAGAATGGCAGAATCCGACTGGAAGGGATGGTCTCCAGTTTAAACGGGGAATCGATGATTCGCGAGTCCATAGAAGGCGAAACCGAAGAGGCGGGTCAATTGGGGATCGCCCTGGCAGAAAAAATTCTCGCTTTAGGCGGAAAAGCGATTCTACAGGATATTTATCACGAAAAAACATGAAACAAGGAAAAGTTTATCTGGTCGGAGCGGGCCCGGGTGATCCCAAGTTGTTAACTTTGAAAGGGAAAGAATGTCTGGAGGAGGCGGATGTTATTTTATACGACTATCTTATTAACCCGGATATCCTTGATTTTTCAAAACCTTCGGCTGAAAAAATTTTTGTCGGTAAAAAAGGGAGTTCCTCCTGCCGGCAGGGAGAAATTAATTCCCTGATTATTCAAAAAGCGATGAGCGGGAAGGTCGTCGTGAGACTAAAAGGGGGGGATCCCTTCATCTTTGGCCGGGGGGGAGAGGAAGCGGCAGCCCTGGTCGAGGAGGGTCTCCCCTTTGAAGTGGTTCCCGGGATTACGTCAGCTATAGCGGTTCCGGCTTATGCGGGAATTCCCCTGACTCATCGGGACTTGAGTTCAAGCGTCGCCTTTATTACGGGACATGAAGACCCCGCAAAAATAGAGTCGAGTGTCGATTG
The window above is part of the Nitrospirota bacterium genome. Proteins encoded here:
- the ccsB gene encoding c-type cytochrome biogenesis protein CcsB, giving the protein MNILFFKLTVLVYFAGTVVYLFYFSSKKDFLSKYALGITGAGFLLHTIAITIRTIESGHFPLSNLPEALSFFSWGMILTYLVLEYRYRIHILGSFILPLAFLSLISAAAFPNEIKTLQPDLNSTWFGIHTTFSVLGGVAFTIAFVAGLMYLIQEKLLKSKRFNILYYKLPSLDLLDHLNQQAISVGFPMLTVGILAGALWAGDVWGAYWVWDPQRIFTLVTWLFYLGMIHGRLTIGWRGRKAAYLAIIGFMGVVFTFFVVNLLVKGPHRFI
- the hemC gene encoding hydroxymethylbilane synthase; the protein is MDSIWIGTRGSKLALWQADWIKSNIKKQHPGLKVYLKIIHTSGDKILDVPLAQVGGKGLFVKEIEEELLEGEIDLAVHSMKDVPSDLPAGLHLGFYTNQDDPRDVLISRGKKKFVDLPREARVGTSSLRRQSQLLTARPDIKVFPIRGNVETRLRKLENEQFDAVVMAAAGLKRLGLEEKITEYLDPAICLPAVGQGVLGIELREKDSELHDLLLFLEEPETRTRLVAERSFLRKLEGGCQVPIGAFALVQNGRIRLEGMVSSLNGESMIRESIEGETEEAGQLGIALAEKILALGGKAILQDIYHEKT
- a CDS encoding glutamyl-tRNA reductase, whose amino-acid sequence is MNIVLIGLNHKTAPVEVREKFSFPEALLGNYLTQMLASPLVTEGLILSTCNRVEICATTDNIPECFDYLSQFLYENQKQGPSIPFKQFVQYLYYYSSVDAVSHLFRVSSSLDSMVVGEPQISGQLKEAFDYAMINKSTGVILNKLFKKAISVAKRIRSQTKISENAVSVSYAAVGLAKKIFGDLTGKTVLLVGAGEMSELAARHLINNGVKNVMVTNRNFQRAVELAREFNGTSIKFDDLEAEFPEADIVICSTGAPYYLIHCEMVESAIASRKNRPIFLVDISVPRNIDPKINALENVFLYNIDDLQSVIEANLKERQKEAEKAELIVSEEVETMDRWLKSLNVVPTIIAIREKVEAIRKLEVEKTIAKWRTEISEEQKEAIENLSVNIINKILHFPLSALKAEAHQSHGPQVIQTTRKIFNLEEEKKASSDPGADREPSDGSLSGLRDSTKNQ